In Polyodon spathula isolate WHYD16114869_AA chromosome 47, ASM1765450v1, whole genome shotgun sequence, a single window of DNA contains:
- the LOC121306339 gene encoding zona pellucida sperm-binding protein 3-like, whose translation MADILLECRYPRRWNVSSSPIKPTWVPFTSTASTEQILDFSLLLMSDNWSGPRVSNVIYLGDVLHIEASVAVDNHVPLRLYVDSCIATLSGNKDSEPRYAVVDKLGCLMDSKAPDSSSSFTRPALNKLRFDITAFRFQGDSRSLIYVTCTLRAVNADKPADASNKACSYQKQTNRWVSEDGSSAVCGCCDAGSCSGTPRFLPPSPRQVGSYGINQPDWRGKWLHKRAAPLDPAGQDPRVHVKEITIGPLTVVHVARDHAVVLSKESLYHPLQLVEVQDSGSVPVLAVSAVALALSCAVLLAVFLKRRSQATDKLLAVSS comes from the exons ATGGCTGACATTCTCCTTGAATGCCGATACCCAAG GAGGTGGAATGTCAGCAGCAGCCCCATAAAGCCAACGTGGGTGCCCTTCACTTCAACAGCCTCTACAGAGCAAATCCTGGACTTCTCCTTGCTGCTCATGAGTG ATAACTGGAGTGGTCCTAGAGTCTCCAATGTCATCTACCTGGGTGACGTCCTTCACATTGAGGCTTCTGTTGCCGTTGACAACCACGTGCCCCTGCGGCTCTACGTCGACAGCTGCATCGCGACCCTGAGTGGCAACAAGGACTCTGAGCCCAGATACGCCGTTGTGGACAAGCTTGG CTGTCTGATGGATAGCAAGGCTCCagactcctcctcttccttcacCAGACCTGCTCTGAACAAGCTACGCTTTGATATCACTGCTTTCAGGTTCCAGGGGGATTCCAGGAGTTTG ATCTACGTGACTTGCACACTGAGGGCAGTCAATGCTGACAAACCAGCTGATGCCTCCAACAAGGCCTGCTCCTACCAGAAGCAAACCAACAG GTGGGTCTCTGAGGATggctcctctgcagtgtgtgggtgctgtgatgctggctcctgctctgggacACCCCGGTTCCTCCCTCCTTCTCCCAGGCAGGTGGGGAGCTACGGGATCAACCAGCCTGACTGGAGAGGAAAGTGGCTGCACAAGAGAGCGGCTCCTCTTGATCCAG CTGGCCAGGACCCCCGAGTGCATGTAAAGGAGATCACCATTGGCCCCCTGACCGTGGTACATGTGGCCCGAGACCATGCTGTCGTGCTCAGTAAGGAGTCCCTGTACCACCCCCTGCAGCTTGTGGAAGTGCAGG ACTCAGGCTCTGTCCCTGTACTGGCAGTCTCCGCTGTGGCTCTGGCTCTCTCCTGCGCTGTCCTGTTGGCCGTGTTCCTGAAGAGGCGCTCCCAGGCTACTGACAAACTGCTTGCTGTGTCTTCATAA